Proteins encoded within one genomic window of Bermanella sp. WJH001:
- a CDS encoding GGDEF domain-containing protein: MLQSQKQALRLRRSVLSNLGVFSLLLLCWLAAQLGYFVIETSHVMTLTAIMWFVHGLFVVVIFFSGNLRFKDASLTLPQMVWVNLCLSILMSYTQDIRPLMLMGYLLVMSFGAFRLSIKGLYGFTIFTLCCYLSSLLWVSQQRPEDIHLSQEFFVFVGFVLALCGVVLMGSEFSNLRLSLGNRHRELKGAVSRIEELAITDELTGLYNRRYLMQMLAQQRALANRSRYGFVVCYLDLDHFKKVNDQYGHPFGDKVLKAFANLMSNCLREVDLGARLGGEEFVLILADTNLDAAFGVCQRMADKWQKVRFSEAPELVLTLSAGIAEFKPPETIEHILERADKLLYDAKHKGRNCIEVEQQELQVTFDFESSPNVSA; this comes from the coding sequence ATGCTGCAATCCCAAAAGCAGGCCTTACGATTAAGGCGCTCAGTGCTGTCAAATCTTGGTGTTTTCTCTTTGTTATTGTTGTGCTGGCTTGCCGCGCAGTTAGGCTATTTTGTTATTGAAACCTCTCATGTTATGACACTGACGGCCATCATGTGGTTTGTGCATGGGTTATTTGTGGTGGTCATATTTTTTTCAGGTAATTTACGTTTCAAAGACGCTAGCTTGACCTTGCCACAAATGGTTTGGGTCAACCTTTGTTTAAGTATTTTGATGTCCTATACCCAAGATATTCGCCCGCTTATGTTGATGGGCTATTTGTTAGTCATGTCATTTGGGGCGTTTAGGCTTTCGATCAAAGGTTTATACGGCTTTACCATTTTTACCTTATGTTGTTATTTATCAAGCTTGCTTTGGGTGTCGCAACAGCGCCCTGAAGATATTCATTTGTCGCAAGAATTCTTTGTATTTGTGGGGTTTGTATTGGCGCTATGTGGGGTGGTGCTAATGGGCAGTGAGTTCAGCAATCTTCGACTTTCTTTAGGCAATCGCCATCGTGAGCTTAAAGGAGCGGTGTCGCGCATTGAAGAGCTGGCGATTACGGATGAATTAACCGGTTTGTATAATCGCCGCTATCTGATGCAAATGTTGGCCCAGCAACGTGCACTGGCAAATCGCAGTCGTTATGGGTTTGTGGTGTGTTATTTGGACCTTGATCATTTTAAAAAAGTAAACGATCAGTATGGACATCCGTTTGGAGACAAAGTGCTGAAAGCGTTTGCAAACCTAATGTCCAATTGTTTGCGTGAAGTGGATTTAGGGGCGCGCTTAGGCGGTGAGGAGTTTGTGCTGATTTTGGCCGATACAAACTTGGATGCTGCGTTTGGTGTGTGCCAGCGTATGGCAGACAAGTGGCAAAAAGTGCGTTTCAGTGAGGCGCCCGAATTAGTGTTGACCCTATCGGCTGGGATTGCCGAGTTCAAACCACCTGAAACCATTGAGCACATTTTAGAGCGTGCTGATAAATTGCTTTATGATGCGAAACATAAAGGCCGTAATTGTATTGAGGTTGAACAGCAAGAGCTGCAAGTGACGTTTGATTTTGAATCGTCGCCCAATGTGTCTGCTTAA